AATAACGATCTCCGTATTGCCTTTGGAGCGAAACACATTCACTCGAAAACGCGCCTGGTTCTTGTAACTGAATCCAAAGTCCACACCGCCCTCAGATTTCAACTTCTGCATGTGCGCATCGGAGGTAATCGCATCTGCAAGCGCAACCGTATCATCCGACTCCAAGGCAGGTCCATCCACAGGTGTGATGGAACCATCGATCCGAAAACAGGGAGGTCTGCCCACATGAATGTGAAGATCGGAGGAACTTTCCTGAATCATGAGATCCAGCAGGTCGTGCATTTGGTAATTCATGGGCAAAGCAATTGGATATACAGAAATCGAACATTCGTTCCAACGACCACTCACCCGGAGGTCAGCCTGTCGCGGGATCGACCGGTAAGGTGACAGCGAAGACCTCGTCCAGCGTGGTCCACCCCATCAATGCTTTTTCTACCGCATCCTGACGCAGCGAGGCAAACTCTCTGTCATGTAAAAATCGACGCAGCCGTTGCAGCGACAGATGGGAGTCCATGAGTTCGCGCAAGGCTTCATCGACTTCCACGATTTCAAAAATCGCCAGCCTTCCCCGGTATTGTGAGCCATCCTGCCCTGCCTGAAAAAAGGTCGCACCCGCGAGTTCCTCAAATCCCGGACCGAGCATTCGCACCTGCCACGGTTGAATCACAAATGGCAGCGCTGCCTGTGCCGCGATACGACGGACCAGTCGCTGGGCCAGCACGGCGCGTAACGCAGCGGCCAGCAGCGCTGGGCGAACGCCCATGTCCATCAATCGAGTGAACGCACTGGGCGCGTCGTTGGTGTGCAAGGTGCTGAATACCGCATGTCCCGTCAACGCAGCGTGCACCGCAATGTCGGCAGTTTCAGTGTCCCTGATCTCCCCAACCATGATCACATTCGGAGCCTGGCGCAGCATCGAACGAAGGGCTGCACTGAAGGTGAGTTCCACCTCGGGTCGCACCTGCACCTGATTGATACCATCCATCTGGATTTCCACCGGATCTTCAATCGTGAGAATCTTGCGTGAAGCCTCATTGAGATGACTCAATGCGGAATACAGTGTAGTGGATTTCCCGGACCCTGTCGGCCCCGTGACCAGCACCATTCCGTCCGGCGCGGTGATGGCTCGTTCGAATGCATCCCGATGCGCAGGCAGCATTCCCAACTCATCGAGATCGAGCTGCATACTCTGTGTATCGAGGATGCGGATCACGATGCCTTCACCGTGAGTCGATGGCACCGTCGAAACCCGAAAATCCACCGAACGTTCCGCGTCATCCACCTGAAAATGACCATCCTGTGGCAATCGTTTTTCGGCAATGTCCATGCCTGCCATCAGCTTGACCCGTGAGAGGATCGCTTCCTGACGCTCCAACGCGGGTTGGTCAAGGCGCTGGAGCACACCATCCACACGACACCGGATCTGGAAGTGTTGCGCCATGGGTTCAAAATGAATGTCCGATGCCCGGCGCCGCATGGCTTCCGTCAAAATCCAATCCACATAGCGACTCACCTGGCCCTCCAGATCCCCATCCCGCGCACTTCTTGTGCTTGGAGGCGATTCCTGCACCATGCCGAGTTTTGACACTTGCATCGCAGCCGATGTGGTTTCATCCACCCGCACCCTTTCTTCCGGGACGTTCGCTCCATAGAGGCGATTTCGCCAGCTCTGAAAGCTTGCCTTCGGGACCAGCACCACTGCCACATCCATATCGAGCTGACAGGCAATCCGATCAAGCGCATCATAATCGCAGGGATAGGTCTGCGCGAGCGTGAGTTCTCCTTCTGCAGACTCCAGGGGGATCACGGAAAATTCATCGACAACCGCTGCGGGCACCCATGCGCGCAGATGCTGCGCTTCAG
Above is a genomic segment from Puniceicoccaceae bacterium containing:
- a CDS encoding GspE/PulE family protein; the protein is MIESLGVDTHPMRRESAVYDAVIERQWLDEEALLQCIADREGIGFRSHLDEALSESEAQHLRAWVPAAVVDEFSVIPLESAEGELTLAQTYPCDYDALDRIACQLDMDVAVVLVPKASFQSWRNRLYGANVPEERVRVDETTSAAMQVSKLGMVQESPPSTRSARDGDLEGQVSRYVDWILTEAMRRRASDIHFEPMAQHFQIRCRVDGVLQRLDQPALERQEAILSRVKLMAGMDIAEKRLPQDGHFQVDDAERSVDFRVSTVPSTHGEGIVIRILDTQSMQLDLDELGMLPAHRDAFERAITAPDGMVLVTGPTGSGKSTTLYSALSHLNEASRKILTIEDPVEIQMDGINQVQVRPEVELTFSAALRSMLRQAPNVIMVGEIRDTETADIAVHAALTGHAVFSTLHTNDAPSAFTRLMDMGVRPALLAAALRAVLAQRLVRRIAAQAALPFVIQPWQVRMLGPGFEELAGATFFQAGQDGSQYRGRLAIFEIVEVDEALRELMDSHLSLQRLRRFLHDREFASLRQDAVEKALMGWTTLDEVFAVTLPVDPATG